One segment of Monomorium pharaonis isolate MP-MQ-018 chromosome 6, ASM1337386v2, whole genome shotgun sequence DNA contains the following:
- the LOC105839380 gene encoding kinesin-like protein KIF20B isoform X2, translating to MENTLDSIRPSENPREDMSYLFGRDPSILAYSQRPFPSKDTKKNLLSLYEVEENNSNENISERSDSQTLQTIKVYLRLKPIPKKLKLTEEQQEAYKIINSSTLLTKLPILDSNGSTKQSKSSEIVCRKFTFSQTFGPETTQLELFEQTVQQQMIDFLAGQNCTIMTYGTTNSGKSYTLQGTATSPGLIPRALEFVFNNITTRPHPFYKPLHYSDVVNLNALERAQELEAKTKLLTFSSVDKHQYMNTYKQMQKLLQEESIRPSQCYDAHYSVWISFAEIYNEIVYDLLSSECQKKRIPLKLGADSNGRAFIKGLKTIYVNSAAEAYQILMAGQYNLKVAATALNAKSSRSHCIFTIILLKYYAENLPDTVEVSTFSFCDLAGSERLKKTLNIGDRLKEAQNINTSLLVLGRCLKSIHEGQLTRTDTVGPFRESKLTRLFQRALSGKEHLALIVNVNPLPNLYVETQNVLNFAAIAKRIVIERKKQIQKKLKSRFSQIVTQSIQMVTDWDTELESVDWQRTNSVEENDSEYITSEEYMDLANENEKLKKEIALLKNSALIRDFQSRQEMAEKYIAMINELEIDWKQRINDVEIQHEDALEWTVKQVEEFYKKQLKQLHRKKRKYSECTDDSDEDNDNLNVTIKELIKENTELREKNETLKKTLTEVKITNETLIVEKNKVFFELGLSKEDLKVARSLLETAQKDICSTADGKVYIKELTSQLLVKDEQIKTLKEILNEAKEEYITITSDLKKKELCIDEQAKIIVENEEKIEDLELQLEDVNICLTEKTRMIEFLEERLEHHSENKILQLQEEINILKNEKLALIKTREEESTFTKNEYQEIIVKEELIIDEISENSRIDNNTKICNDSNLNKIKESDSNNFNSAEKILPKQTLVDTGCQVDITNDKDHNNIKNKLEEAIATKSENIQTSNKISLLKEEAVQTDEIAYASSKLQLDALTMQHNDIQMQYEQKCSQVNKLTEELIDIKKTLQTLKEENHSNKTIVDEYKNSTEALKEQLILAVEEKQRMEEILLSSDVTSKQRIADYKYEIDRLEKNLSIAKDSTQQYLEKLETAQKELDNYKLQYKEEKEIDKLDKFVSVKKENNDINSIRINQLDKYAEKISQLESSLETVEKLKRNIDQLNKNLETCQIEKSCIQEALDENNKKLLELETRLEETALKEQDKDNEIITLQKELKQMIQKSENAEKNDDVMEMELKSAINELTQTKESLLQKEQHVKELKIRLENSERNAKIFNLLEQNAKERQIENERLRNINDELRTTLTQKEREMDAFMKNRDETVTKYETLVKNQQEELDMQKREVMRYQELFRRQITPTPSKDEYKKLQNRIEVLQDRLQKYEAKAKNDYDSTSEEEEISSAPRQPKRRGKKAILSAKQENIPVIELSGSESKRNTRNNTTLPPPETSTEKRRTRRKKLFLENDSFAEVEPVTTLLPTRNLRNRKK from the exons aTGGAAAATACACTGGATTCAATTCGTCCATCAGAAAATCCACGAGAAGACATGTCATATTTATTTGGTAGAGATCCAAGTATTCTGGCATATAGTCAGAGACCATTTCCTTCGAAGGATACGAAGAAGAATTTGCTTTCATTATATGAAGTGGAGGAAAATAATTCCAATGAGAATATATCTGAACGTTCAGATTCACAAACCTTACAAACTATCAAGGTGTATCTTAGACTGAAGCCAATTCCAAAAAAGCTGAAGTTGACAGAAGAGCAGCAAGAagcatacaaaattataaattcctCAACATTGCTTACAAAGCTGCCAATACTGGATAGTAATGGAAGTACCAAGCAGTCCAAGAGTAGTGAGATTGTATGCCGCAAGTTTACTTTTTCACAAACATTTGGACCAGAGACTACTCAATTGGAACTGTTTGAGCAAACAGTGCAGCAGCAAATGATAGATTTTTTAGCTGGACAAAACTGTACTATAATGACatatg gtACTACAAATTCAGGAAAGTCATACACATTGCAAGGGACTGCCACTTCTCCTGGACTCATACCACGTGCTCTggaatttgtatttaataatattacaacacGACCACATCCATTTTACAAACCTTTGCATTATAGCGATGTAGTCAATCTCAATGCCCTCGAACGTGCGCAGGAACTTGAGGCAAAAACCAAACTGTTAACATTCAGTTCTGTAGATAAACATCAGTATATGAACACTTACAAGCAAATGCAAAAATTGTTGCAAGAGGAATCAATTCGCCCCAGTCAATGCTACGACGCTCATTACTCAGTTTGGATTTCATTTGCGGAAATCTATAACGAAATtgtatatgatttattatcgAGTGAATGCCAGAAAAAGAGGATACCTTTAAAATTGGGAGCGGATTCTAATGGCAGAGCGTTTATCAAAggtttaaaaactatttatgtTAATTCAGCAGCGGAAGCTTATCAGATCTTGATGGCGGggcaatacaatttaaaagtagccGCAACTGCGTTAAACGCAAAAAGTTCGAGGTCTCATtgtatattcacaattatattgttaaaatattatgcgGAAAATCTACCTGACACGGTTGAAGTGAGCAC GTTTTCCTTTTGTGACCTGGCGGGTTCGGAACGTTTGAAGAAGACACTGAATATCGGAGACAGATTAAAAGaagcacaaaatattaacacTAGTTTATTAGTGTTAGGTAGATGCTTAAAATCCATCCATGAAGGACAATTGACTAGAACAGATACTGTGGGACCATTCAGAGAATCTAAATTAACTAGACTATTCCAGCGAGCGTTGTCGGGAAAGGAACATCTAGCTTTGATAGTTAATGTCAACCCTCTACCAAATCTTTATGTAGAGACCcagaatgttttaaattttgctgCTATTGCAAAGAGAATTGttatagagagaaaaaaacaaatacagaAGAAATTGAAATCAAGATTTTCGCAAATCGTCACGCAGAGTATACAAATGGTGACCGATTGGGACACAGAATTGGAAAGTGTGGATTGGCAACGTACAAATAGCGTGGAAGAAAACGATTCGGAATACATTACTTCAGAAGAATACATGGATCTCGCAAACGAAAATGAGAAgctaaagaaagaaattgctCTTTTAAAGAATTCAGCTTTAATTCGAGATTTTCAAAGCCGACAGGAAATGGCCGAGAAATATATTGCAATGATAAATGAACTTGAGATTGATTGGAAACAACGTATAAACGATGTCGAAATCCAACATGAAGACGCTCTTGAATGGACCGTGAAACaagttgaagaattttacaaaaaacaattaaaacaattgcacaggaagaaaagaaaatacagcGAATGCACTGACGACAGTGATGAAGATAATGACAATCTTAATGTAactattaaagaattaattaaagaaaatacagaattgagagagaaaaatgaaaCTTTAAAGAAAACGTTAACTGAAGTGAAAATAACGAATGAgactttaattgtggaaaagaacaaagttttttttgaGTTGGGATTGTCAAAGGAGGACTTAAAAGTTGCGAGAAGTCTTCTAGAAACTGCTCAAAAAGATATTTGCTCTACCGCAGACggtaaagtttatataaaggAACTGACATCGCAATTACTTGTTAAAGACGAAcagattaaaactttaaaggAGATACTCAATGAAGCGAAAGAggaatatattacaattacgtctgatttgaaaaagaaagaactcTGCATTGATgagcaagcaaaaattatagtcgaaaatgaagaaaaaattgaagattTAGAATTGCAGCTTGAAGACGTTAATATCTGTTTGACTGAAAAAACGAGAATGATCGAATTTTTAGAAGAAAGACTGGAACACCACagtgaaaacaaaattttacaactgcaagaagaaattaatatattgaagaATGAAAAATTAGCGTTGATTAAAACTCGTGAAGAAGAATCAACATTTACTAAAAATGAATATcaagaaattattgtaaaagagGAATTGATAATCGATGAGATATCagaaaattcaagaatagataataataccaaaatatgtaatgattctaatcttaataaaattaaagaatccgattcaaataattttaattctgcaGAAAAGATACTTCCTAAACAGACATTGGTGGATACAGGTTGTCAAGTAGATATAACGAATGACAAAGATcacaacaatattaaaaacaagttGGAAGAAGCTATTGCAACaaaatcagaaaatattcAAACCAGTAACAAGATATCTTTGTTAAAAGAAGAAGCTGTTCAAACTGACGAGATTGCATATGCCAGTTCAAAATTACAATTGGATGCATTGACCATGCAACATAATGATATTCAAATGCAATATGAACAGAAATGTTCGCAAGTTAACAAGTTAACTGAAGAATTGATCGATATAAAGAAGACATTACAGACTCTAAAGGAAGAAAATCATTCaaataaaactattgtagACGAGTACAAGAATTCTACGGAAGCACTTAAGGAGCAATTGATACTCGCTGTGGAAGAGAAACAAAGGATGGAGGAGATCCTATTGAGCTCCGATGTGACTTCTAAACAAAGAATTGCGGactataaatatgaaattgatcGATTGGAAAAAAATCTGTCAATTGCAAAGGATAGCACTCAACAGTATTTGGAGAAACTGGAAACGGCTCAGAAAGAATTAgataactataaattacaatataaagaagaaaaagaaatagacaAATTAGACAAATTTGTTTCagtgaagaaagaaaataacgaTATAAATAGTATACGTATAAATCAGTTAGATAAGTATGCAGAAAAGATATCGCAATTGGAAAGCAGTCTAGAAACTGTAGAAAAACTTAAGCGTAACATTGATCAGTTGAACAAAAACTTAGAAACGTGTCAGATAGAGAAAAGCTGTATACAAGAAGCGCTCGacgaaaataataagaaattgttgGAACTTGAGACTCGATTAGAAGAGACAGCTCTTAAGGAACAGGACAAAGACAATGAAATCATTACCTTGCAAAAGGAACTGAAACAGATGATACAGAAGAGCGAGAATGCCGAGAAAAATGACGATGTGATGGAAATGGAATTGAAGAGTGCTATAAATGAACTAACGCAGACGAAGGAATCGCTTCTCCAAAAGGAGCAGcatgtaaaagaattaaaaatacgttTGGAGAACTCTGAGAGAAATGCAAAGATATTTAACTTGCTCGAGCAGAACGCGAAGGAGCGGCAAATCGAAAACGAacgtttacgaaatataaatgATGAGCTGAGAACTACCTTGACACAAAAGGAGCGCGAGATGGACGCGTTTATGAAGAATCGAGACGAAACAGTGACGAAGTACGAAACCCTGGTTAAGAACCAGCAGGAGGAGCTAGACATGCAAAAGAGAGAGGTGATGAGGTATCAAGAATTATTTCGTCGGCAAATCACGCCAACGCCAAGCAAGGATGAGTACAAGAAGTTGCAAAATCGCATAGAGGTACTCCAGGACAGACTGCAAAAGTACGAAGCAAAGGCCAAGAATGATTACGACAGCACGTCAGAGGAGGAGGAAATTTCGTCGGCTCCGCGTCAGCCCAAGCGACGCGGAAAGAAGGCGATCTTGTCCGCCAAGCAGGAAAATATACCAGTTATCGAATTGTCTGGATCCGAGTCGAAGCGCAACACGAGAAATAACACTACTTTACCACCGCCGGAAACATCGACTGAAAAGAGACGTACTCGTAGGAAGAAGCTGTTTCTTGAGAACGATTCGTTTGCGGAGGTTGAACCTGTCACGACGCTTCTGCCAACTCGAAATTTAAGAAAtcgaaagaaatga
- the LOC105839380 gene encoding kinesin-like protein KIF20B isoform X1, with translation MTSKYLLKMENTLDSIRPSENPREDMSYLFGRDPSILAYSQRPFPSKDTKKNLLSLYEVEENNSNENISERSDSQTLQTIKVYLRLKPIPKKLKLTEEQQEAYKIINSSTLLTKLPILDSNGSTKQSKSSEIVCRKFTFSQTFGPETTQLELFEQTVQQQMIDFLAGQNCTIMTYGTTNSGKSYTLQGTATSPGLIPRALEFVFNNITTRPHPFYKPLHYSDVVNLNALERAQELEAKTKLLTFSSVDKHQYMNTYKQMQKLLQEESIRPSQCYDAHYSVWISFAEIYNEIVYDLLSSECQKKRIPLKLGADSNGRAFIKGLKTIYVNSAAEAYQILMAGQYNLKVAATALNAKSSRSHCIFTIILLKYYAENLPDTVEVSTFSFCDLAGSERLKKTLNIGDRLKEAQNINTSLLVLGRCLKSIHEGQLTRTDTVGPFRESKLTRLFQRALSGKEHLALIVNVNPLPNLYVETQNVLNFAAIAKRIVIERKKQIQKKLKSRFSQIVTQSIQMVTDWDTELESVDWQRTNSVEENDSEYITSEEYMDLANENEKLKKEIALLKNSALIRDFQSRQEMAEKYIAMINELEIDWKQRINDVEIQHEDALEWTVKQVEEFYKKQLKQLHRKKRKYSECTDDSDEDNDNLNVTIKELIKENTELREKNETLKKTLTEVKITNETLIVEKNKVFFELGLSKEDLKVARSLLETAQKDICSTADGKVYIKELTSQLLVKDEQIKTLKEILNEAKEEYITITSDLKKKELCIDEQAKIIVENEEKIEDLELQLEDVNICLTEKTRMIEFLEERLEHHSENKILQLQEEINILKNEKLALIKTREEESTFTKNEYQEIIVKEELIIDEISENSRIDNNTKICNDSNLNKIKESDSNNFNSAEKILPKQTLVDTGCQVDITNDKDHNNIKNKLEEAIATKSENIQTSNKISLLKEEAVQTDEIAYASSKLQLDALTMQHNDIQMQYEQKCSQVNKLTEELIDIKKTLQTLKEENHSNKTIVDEYKNSTEALKEQLILAVEEKQRMEEILLSSDVTSKQRIADYKYEIDRLEKNLSIAKDSTQQYLEKLETAQKELDNYKLQYKEEKEIDKLDKFVSVKKENNDINSIRINQLDKYAEKISQLESSLETVEKLKRNIDQLNKNLETCQIEKSCIQEALDENNKKLLELETRLEETALKEQDKDNEIITLQKELKQMIQKSENAEKNDDVMEMELKSAINELTQTKESLLQKEQHVKELKIRLENSERNAKIFNLLEQNAKERQIENERLRNINDELRTTLTQKEREMDAFMKNRDETVTKYETLVKNQQEELDMQKREVMRYQELFRRQITPTPSKDEYKKLQNRIEVLQDRLQKYEAKAKNDYDSTSEEEEISSAPRQPKRRGKKAILSAKQENIPVIELSGSESKRNTRNNTTLPPPETSTEKRRTRRKKLFLENDSFAEVEPVTTLLPTRNLRNRKK, from the exons atgacttcaaaatatttattaaag aTGGAAAATACACTGGATTCAATTCGTCCATCAGAAAATCCACGAGAAGACATGTCATATTTATTTGGTAGAGATCCAAGTATTCTGGCATATAGTCAGAGACCATTTCCTTCGAAGGATACGAAGAAGAATTTGCTTTCATTATATGAAGTGGAGGAAAATAATTCCAATGAGAATATATCTGAACGTTCAGATTCACAAACCTTACAAACTATCAAGGTGTATCTTAGACTGAAGCCAATTCCAAAAAAGCTGAAGTTGACAGAAGAGCAGCAAGAagcatacaaaattataaattcctCAACATTGCTTACAAAGCTGCCAATACTGGATAGTAATGGAAGTACCAAGCAGTCCAAGAGTAGTGAGATTGTATGCCGCAAGTTTACTTTTTCACAAACATTTGGACCAGAGACTACTCAATTGGAACTGTTTGAGCAAACAGTGCAGCAGCAAATGATAGATTTTTTAGCTGGACAAAACTGTACTATAATGACatatg gtACTACAAATTCAGGAAAGTCATACACATTGCAAGGGACTGCCACTTCTCCTGGACTCATACCACGTGCTCTggaatttgtatttaataatattacaacacGACCACATCCATTTTACAAACCTTTGCATTATAGCGATGTAGTCAATCTCAATGCCCTCGAACGTGCGCAGGAACTTGAGGCAAAAACCAAACTGTTAACATTCAGTTCTGTAGATAAACATCAGTATATGAACACTTACAAGCAAATGCAAAAATTGTTGCAAGAGGAATCAATTCGCCCCAGTCAATGCTACGACGCTCATTACTCAGTTTGGATTTCATTTGCGGAAATCTATAACGAAATtgtatatgatttattatcgAGTGAATGCCAGAAAAAGAGGATACCTTTAAAATTGGGAGCGGATTCTAATGGCAGAGCGTTTATCAAAggtttaaaaactatttatgtTAATTCAGCAGCGGAAGCTTATCAGATCTTGATGGCGGggcaatacaatttaaaagtagccGCAACTGCGTTAAACGCAAAAAGTTCGAGGTCTCATtgtatattcacaattatattgttaaaatattatgcgGAAAATCTACCTGACACGGTTGAAGTGAGCAC GTTTTCCTTTTGTGACCTGGCGGGTTCGGAACGTTTGAAGAAGACACTGAATATCGGAGACAGATTAAAAGaagcacaaaatattaacacTAGTTTATTAGTGTTAGGTAGATGCTTAAAATCCATCCATGAAGGACAATTGACTAGAACAGATACTGTGGGACCATTCAGAGAATCTAAATTAACTAGACTATTCCAGCGAGCGTTGTCGGGAAAGGAACATCTAGCTTTGATAGTTAATGTCAACCCTCTACCAAATCTTTATGTAGAGACCcagaatgttttaaattttgctgCTATTGCAAAGAGAATTGttatagagagaaaaaaacaaatacagaAGAAATTGAAATCAAGATTTTCGCAAATCGTCACGCAGAGTATACAAATGGTGACCGATTGGGACACAGAATTGGAAAGTGTGGATTGGCAACGTACAAATAGCGTGGAAGAAAACGATTCGGAATACATTACTTCAGAAGAATACATGGATCTCGCAAACGAAAATGAGAAgctaaagaaagaaattgctCTTTTAAAGAATTCAGCTTTAATTCGAGATTTTCAAAGCCGACAGGAAATGGCCGAGAAATATATTGCAATGATAAATGAACTTGAGATTGATTGGAAACAACGTATAAACGATGTCGAAATCCAACATGAAGACGCTCTTGAATGGACCGTGAAACaagttgaagaattttacaaaaaacaattaaaacaattgcacaggaagaaaagaaaatacagcGAATGCACTGACGACAGTGATGAAGATAATGACAATCTTAATGTAactattaaagaattaattaaagaaaatacagaattgagagagaaaaatgaaaCTTTAAAGAAAACGTTAACTGAAGTGAAAATAACGAATGAgactttaattgtggaaaagaacaaagttttttttgaGTTGGGATTGTCAAAGGAGGACTTAAAAGTTGCGAGAAGTCTTCTAGAAACTGCTCAAAAAGATATTTGCTCTACCGCAGACggtaaagtttatataaaggAACTGACATCGCAATTACTTGTTAAAGACGAAcagattaaaactttaaaggAGATACTCAATGAAGCGAAAGAggaatatattacaattacgtctgatttgaaaaagaaagaactcTGCATTGATgagcaagcaaaaattatagtcgaaaatgaagaaaaaattgaagattTAGAATTGCAGCTTGAAGACGTTAATATCTGTTTGACTGAAAAAACGAGAATGATCGAATTTTTAGAAGAAAGACTGGAACACCACagtgaaaacaaaattttacaactgcaagaagaaattaatatattgaagaATGAAAAATTAGCGTTGATTAAAACTCGTGAAGAAGAATCAACATTTACTAAAAATGAATATcaagaaattattgtaaaagagGAATTGATAATCGATGAGATATCagaaaattcaagaatagataataataccaaaatatgtaatgattctaatcttaataaaattaaagaatccgattcaaataattttaattctgcaGAAAAGATACTTCCTAAACAGACATTGGTGGATACAGGTTGTCAAGTAGATATAACGAATGACAAAGATcacaacaatattaaaaacaagttGGAAGAAGCTATTGCAACaaaatcagaaaatattcAAACCAGTAACAAGATATCTTTGTTAAAAGAAGAAGCTGTTCAAACTGACGAGATTGCATATGCCAGTTCAAAATTACAATTGGATGCATTGACCATGCAACATAATGATATTCAAATGCAATATGAACAGAAATGTTCGCAAGTTAACAAGTTAACTGAAGAATTGATCGATATAAAGAAGACATTACAGACTCTAAAGGAAGAAAATCATTCaaataaaactattgtagACGAGTACAAGAATTCTACGGAAGCACTTAAGGAGCAATTGATACTCGCTGTGGAAGAGAAACAAAGGATGGAGGAGATCCTATTGAGCTCCGATGTGACTTCTAAACAAAGAATTGCGGactataaatatgaaattgatcGATTGGAAAAAAATCTGTCAATTGCAAAGGATAGCACTCAACAGTATTTGGAGAAACTGGAAACGGCTCAGAAAGAATTAgataactataaattacaatataaagaagaaaaagaaatagacaAATTAGACAAATTTGTTTCagtgaagaaagaaaataacgaTATAAATAGTATACGTATAAATCAGTTAGATAAGTATGCAGAAAAGATATCGCAATTGGAAAGCAGTCTAGAAACTGTAGAAAAACTTAAGCGTAACATTGATCAGTTGAACAAAAACTTAGAAACGTGTCAGATAGAGAAAAGCTGTATACAAGAAGCGCTCGacgaaaataataagaaattgttgGAACTTGAGACTCGATTAGAAGAGACAGCTCTTAAGGAACAGGACAAAGACAATGAAATCATTACCTTGCAAAAGGAACTGAAACAGATGATACAGAAGAGCGAGAATGCCGAGAAAAATGACGATGTGATGGAAATGGAATTGAAGAGTGCTATAAATGAACTAACGCAGACGAAGGAATCGCTTCTCCAAAAGGAGCAGcatgtaaaagaattaaaaatacgttTGGAGAACTCTGAGAGAAATGCAAAGATATTTAACTTGCTCGAGCAGAACGCGAAGGAGCGGCAAATCGAAAACGAacgtttacgaaatataaatgATGAGCTGAGAACTACCTTGACACAAAAGGAGCGCGAGATGGACGCGTTTATGAAGAATCGAGACGAAACAGTGACGAAGTACGAAACCCTGGTTAAGAACCAGCAGGAGGAGCTAGACATGCAAAAGAGAGAGGTGATGAGGTATCAAGAATTATTTCGTCGGCAAATCACGCCAACGCCAAGCAAGGATGAGTACAAGAAGTTGCAAAATCGCATAGAGGTACTCCAGGACAGACTGCAAAAGTACGAAGCAAAGGCCAAGAATGATTACGACAGCACGTCAGAGGAGGAGGAAATTTCGTCGGCTCCGCGTCAGCCCAAGCGACGCGGAAAGAAGGCGATCTTGTCCGCCAAGCAGGAAAATATACCAGTTATCGAATTGTCTGGATCCGAGTCGAAGCGCAACACGAGAAATAACACTACTTTACCACCGCCGGAAACATCGACTGAAAAGAGACGTACTCGTAGGAAGAAGCTGTTTCTTGAGAACGATTCGTTTGCGGAGGTTGAACCTGTCACGACGCTTCTGCCAACTCGAAATTTAAGAAAtcgaaagaaatga
- the LOC105834462 gene encoding 26S proteasome non-ATPase regulatory subunit 12 encodes MIEMAEAAMDNSGKLVKMEVDYSSTCDVKIPECKKLAAEGKLHDALDQLLALEKLTRTGADMASTSRLLIAIVEICLEAKNWSALNEHIILLSKRRSQLKQAVTKMVQECCTYIDKMPNKETMVKLIETLRSVTEGKIYVEVERARLTHRLAKIKEAEGDIAGAAAVMLELQVETYGSMSRREKASLILEQMRLCLAKQDFMRTQIIAKKINVKFFSDENDEETQTLKLKYYDLMMELARHEGWHLELCRHNRAVLETPAIRDDPEKRHIALSRAVLYLVLAPHEPEQADLTHRLLADKLLDEIPTYKELLHLFVNPELIKWSGLCEIYERDLRSTEVFSSLTEEGRKRWTDLRNRVVEHNIRIMAKYYTKITLTRMAELLDLPTEETESCLCNLVETGVINARTDRPAGVVRFTGTQEPAALLDTWAASLSKLMGLVNHTTHLIHQEEMLAVAQS; translated from the exons ATGATTGAAATGGCAGAGGCAGCAATGGATAACTCTGGCAAGCTTGTGAAGATGGAAGTGGATTATAGCAGCACTTGTGACGTAAAAATTCCAGAATGCAAGAAACTGGCTGCCGAAGGAAAGCTACACGATGCTCTGGATCAATTGTTAGCTTTAGAGAAACTTACTAGAACT ggTGCCGATATGGCATCAACTTCCAGACTTCTTATAGCCATAGTTGAAATTTGTCTGGAGGCAAAGAATTGGTCAGCACTTAAtgaacatataattttattatccaaGAGGCGCTCTCAACTTAAGCAGGCTGTTACAAAGATGGTTCAAGAGTGCTGTacttatatagataaaatgcCTAATAAAGAAACTATGGTGAAGTTAATAGAAACTCTTCGTTCAGTTACAGAAGGAAAG atatatGTGGAAGTGGAAAGGGCAAGGCTTACACATCGTTTAGCCAAAATAAAAGAAGCAGAGGGAGATATTGCGGGAGCTGCAGCTGTAATGCTTGAATtacaa GTGGAAACATATGGCAGTATGTCACGTCGGGAGAAAGCTTCGCTCATCTTGGAGCAAATGCGACTTTGTTTGGCGAAACAAGATTTTATGAGAACTCAAAttatagcaaaaaaaattaatgttaagttCTTTAGTGATGAGAATGATGAAGAGACtcaaacattgaaattaaagtattatga tTTGATGATGGAACTAGCACGTCATGAAGGTTGGCATTTGGAGTTGTGTCGACATAACCGAGCGGTATTGGAAACTCCAGCAATTCGAGATGATCCAGAGAAAAGACACATCGCGCTTTCTCGAGCAGTCTTGTATCTTGTACTCGCTCCACACGAACCTGAGCAGGCTGATCTAACTCATCGATTACTTGCTGATAAACTCCTCGACGAGATACCGACTTACAA AGAATTATTGCACTTATTTGTTAATCCTGAGCTGATAAAGTGGTCAGGATTATGTGAAATTTATGAGAGAGATCTCAGATCAACTGaagttttttcttctttgacTGAAGAAGGACGCAAACGATGGACAGATCTGCGAAACCGCGTTGTAGAACAt aatataagGATTATGGCTAAATATTACACCAAGATTACATTGACTCGCATGGCTGAGTTACTGGATCTTCCAACTGAAGAAACAGAATCTTGTCTTTGCAATTTAGTAGAGACTGGAGTAATCAATGCACGTACTGATCGTCCAGCTGGTGTAGTTCGTTTTACTGGTACACAAGAACCAGCTGCTCTTTTAGATACATGGGCTGCATCATTGTCGAAATTGATGGGCCTCGTGAATCATACTACACATTTAATTCATCAAGAAGAGATGTTGGCTGTTGCGcaatcttaa